Genomic segment of Oncorhynchus tshawytscha isolate Ot180627B linkage group LG13, Otsh_v2.0, whole genome shotgun sequence:
AAAATGTATGTACAAAAAAAGAAAGATATGTGAATATCAGCAGTAATCTCCTGTAAACCAGTCACAATACAGTTTCTCCTCCTTTTTATCAATGCCAGCAAAAAATACTTTGGGGTTGTTCAGAGACATATTTAAAAGGAACTTTTGAGTTTCTTAAAGATACTGTTTCACAAGGGGGATTTTGTCTCACATATTCTTCTTTGAGTCGTATTACAGATGACATCCAACCAACTCTTTCCGTCTATAGTACCATTCGGTTCCCCCATTCTAGCACAGTCTTCACCGTCGGGATTCTCTCCTTTCCAGTCATCTGGCTCCTGGTCACCAAGCCAGAAGCTAAGGATTGAAGGATGATAATACATAAGAGGTATGATCACAATAAGTTTTAATCTAGGGTGATTGTATTACGATATTGATTTAAACATGCATTCAAACCTTGTGCTTAGAGATGAATTGTCCACCCATAACCACTCATTCTCGTTTATACTGTCCGTCAGCCCAATCCAGAACTTGTCTTCAGAATCCGTACTTATTTTTGTACCAGTTTTCTGATCTAAGAATATCTACACCAGAAACATTGTATGAAGAATTATGTCAAGATTTATTGTCATTTGTATGTTAGTAGAGGAAAGGAAAAATGTGCATCAAAACAACTGAGAGAATCAATAATAGAGTCATACCTGCTCCTCTATGCTCTCTATGATGACAAGGTGTCCCCCCCTGGTGATACACTCATCCCGACTCTGAGCCCAGGTCAGTTTATCAGGGGAGAAGTAATAGCACTTCCCCCCATAATACTCCCAGCCTTCAGCACAGTTCATAGGTTGAGGACCGTCATTATTCCCTGTGGAGAGAACAGATATAACCCAATGCCATTGTCAGTGCCCCGTGCACTACTCATCTCTATGCCTACCTATAGTCAAATGTCTTTTGTTTTTGTGTTACTGATAGTGTACAATCCATGTGTATATGAGACTGTATACTGCATGATCATCTCACAACTATTCAAGAATGCTATATTGTTGCATCAATGAATAAGGAGGGACTAAAACAGACTGCCCCTGAAGTTGACAACTTGATTTGAAGTAGTTTTGACTTTAACTCAGGATTGCTATCTGAAACAGGTTTTTACCTTGGGTCATAATACAACCTACTACATCTATGAGTAAACACATTCCCTCATAGTATAATCTCACCTGTGTTTGTAGGGCAAGAGGGTGGAGTTTTCTGCTTTCTCAATTCTTCATTTTGTTGCCGAACTGTTGTGAATAAAGATAATTATGCTTTTCGCAGGTTGAAGTTTATTGCCATGAATCCTGCCCtgaaggcagaactgagcgaCTCCCGCTAGATGGGCCTCACAATGATTATGAAAACAAGAATGAGCTGTTTGGTCTTCATTTACGGTTTGGGCCAGCAGTGTGGTTAAAATTAGGgttaaatcagattttatgactgtggctgtgccagctgaTGACCAcgctgcagagctgcctccagggcaagattcatgacaataaatgccaacctg
This window contains:
- the LOC112265919 gene encoding C-type lectin domain family 4 member E-like isoform X5, with amino-acid sequence MSEGIVHADVKFKKHQKTEGKDGATASTGNDATYSEISIPKAGRNQTSTDTDAGDPDSQKGLKVKPGGYDPVKVVLVTLCFLLMGMVIGLRFLFRQQNEELRKQKTPPSCPTNTGNNDGPQPMNCAEGWEYYGGKCYYFSPDKLTWAQSRDECITRGGHLVIIESIEEQIFLDQKTGTKISTDSEDKFWIGLTDSINENEWLWVDNSSLSTSFWLGDQEPDDWKGENPDGEDCARMGEPNGTIDGKSWLDVICNTTQRRICETKSPL
- the LOC112265919 gene encoding CD209 antigen-like protein D isoform X3, producing MSEGIVHADVKFKKHQKTEGKDGATASTGNDATYSEISIPKAGRNQTSTDTDAGDPDSQKGLKVKPGGYDPVKVVLVTLCFLLMGMVIGLRFLYISNLPTKNTELQILQAAYNRNLTSVRQQNEELRKQKTPPSCPTNTGNNDGPQPMNCAEGWEYYGGKCYYFSPDKLTWAQSRDECITRGGHLVIIESIEEQIFLDQKTGTKISTDSEDKFWIGLTDSINENEWLWVDNSSLSTSFWLGDQEPDDWKGENPDGEDCARMGEPNGTIDGKSWLDVICNTTQRRICETKSPL
- the LOC112265919 gene encoding asialoglycoprotein receptor 1-like isoform X1, whose amino-acid sequence is MSEGIVHADVKFKKHQKTEGKDGATASTGNDATYSEISIPKAGRNQTSTDTDAGDPDSQKGLKVKPGGYDPVKVVLVTLCFLLMGMVIGLRFLYISNLPTKNTELQILQAAYNRNLTSALMIKNRELQELQVKNKDLQEKERALRQQNEELRKQKTPPSCPTNTGNNDGPQPMNCAEGWEYYGGKCYYFSPDKLTWAQSRDECITRGGHLVIIESIEEQIFLDQKTGTKISTDSEDKFWIGLTDSINENEWLWVDNSSLSTSFWLGDQEPDDWKGENPDGEDCARMGEPNGTIDGKSWLDVICNTTQRRICETKSPL
- the LOC112265919 gene encoding C-type lectin domain family 4 member F-like isoform X4, which gives rise to MSEGIVHADVKFKKHQKTEGKDGAGDPDSQKGLKVKPGGYDPVKVVLVTLCFLLMGMVIGLRFLYISNLPTKNTELQILQAAYNRNLTSALMIKNRELQELQVKNKDLQEKERALRQQNEELRKQKTPPSCPTNTGNNDGPQPMNCAEGWEYYGGKCYYFSPDKLTWAQSRDECITRGGHLVIIESIEEQIFLDQKTGTKISTDSEDKFWIGLTDSINENEWLWVDNSSLSTSFWLGDQEPDDWKGENPDGEDCARMGEPNGTIDGKSWLDVICNTTQRRICETKSPL
- the LOC112265919 gene encoding asialoglycoprotein receptor 1-like isoform X2, with translation MSEGIVHADVKFKKHQKTEGKDGASTGNDATYSEISIPKAGRNQTSTDTDAGDPDSQKGLKVKPGGYDPVKVVLVTLCFLLMGMVIGLRFLYISNLPTKNTELQILQAAYNRNLTSALMIKNRELQELQVKNKDLQEKERALRQQNEELRKQKTPPSCPTNTGNNDGPQPMNCAEGWEYYGGKCYYFSPDKLTWAQSRDECITRGGHLVIIESIEEQIFLDQKTGTKISTDSEDKFWIGLTDSINENEWLWVDNSSLSTSFWLGDQEPDDWKGENPDGEDCARMGEPNGTIDGKSWLDVICNTTQRRICETKSPL